Proteins from a genomic interval of Sugiyamaella lignohabitans strain CBS 10342 chromosome C, complete sequence:
- the AAF1 gene encoding adhesion and aggregation factor (adhesion and aggregation factor identified by ability to make transformed S. cerevisiae clump and stick to polystyrene beads), which yields MYSSSYSSLYQHTAAATNPYPTNHDSNSPLASFNGLPGHSIDQSSASSSSASSTHPGMTSPLGNFPSTGTRNPVLGGSSGVGNYLAGPVGSASYPGNEDLIPSSAGSSAYQLVSGGNNGHGSGDVGAVAGVDTDASDTNNSATNANATGHSHSMGVSSNSSNPSLLVSSTAAPYGFTFPPLPPNEGVNSGFDPTSPYNLYQPTTQSSANPGPSGSSSRRGHKSSSSLASILIKPDLSVDSSNRQVNTGSSNRNPSPHRPSASITTATAELSLGDSSARDQSSSYGQTHHHRRRSSTTSLSPMKANTSSSTAASTPGGSSSSLAASSAAAAYRSHRRRRSAKSHSIDRDSVILSLYKQGKPLSEIARVAGLETEEEVRMHYELVINRRVDWNAEDIDCLKDLLEAGERAKWKYISDEVSRERNKRIPATACQKKFKEMFGVAEASSILGSSLCYVVFPDGWASLDTKPIDTSSSTSRQLQSVYENETLAQ from the coding sequence ATGTACTCGTCCTCATATTCTAGCTTATATCAACatacagctgctgccaccaaTCCATACCCTACCAATCATGACTCAAACTCGCCATTGGCTTCTTTTAATGGACTCCCTGGTCATTCGATAGACCAgtcttcagcatcatcatcatccgCTTCTTCGACTCATCCTGGAATGACTAGTCCGCTAGGTAATTTCCCTTCCACTGGTACTAGGAACCCTGTATTAGGAGGCTCATCCGGGGTGGGAAATTATCTAGCCGGACCTGTTGGGTCTGCTTCATATCCTGGTAACGAGGATTTAATTCCAAGTTCTGCGGGCTCTTCTGCTTACCAGCTAGTTTCGGGAGGAAACAATGGCCATGGATCTGGTGACGTGGGTGCGGTAGCTGGTGTCGACACTGATGCTTCCGACACCAACAATTCTGCAACGAATGCCAATGCCACTGGTCATTCTCATTCCATGGGAGTCTCATCGAACTCATCCAACCCATCTCTCCTTGTATCATCTACCGCTGCTCCATATGGGTTCACTTTTCCACCTTTGCCACCTAATGAGGGTGTTAACTCTGGTTTCGATCCAACGTCTCCCTACAATTTGTATCAGCCCACCACACAATCATCAGCCAATCCTGGTCCTAGTGGGTCTAGCTCCAGAAGAGGACAtaaatcatcatcttcactgGCTTCCATTCTAATAAAGCCAGACCTTTCAGTGGACTCGAGTAATCGCCAAGTAAACACTGGTTCGTCAAATCGAAATCCTAGTCCTCACCGACCATCTGCATCTATTAcaactgctactgctgagCTATCACTTGGCGATAGTTCTGCTCGGGATCAATCTTCCTCCTATGGCCAGACACATCATCATCGGAGGAGGTCTTCAACAACCTCATTGTCTCCAATGAAGGCAAATACATCATCGTCAACAGCTGCTTCAACACCAGGCGGTTCTTCATCGAGCTTagcagcttcatcagcagccgCTGCATACAGAAGTCATAGACGAAGACGGTCTGCTAAATCCCACAGCATAGACAGAGACAGTGTAATCTTGTCTTTATACAAGCAAGGTAAACCACTTTCTGAGATAGCTCGAGTGGCTGGATTGGAGACCGAGGAGGAAGTGCGTATGCACTATGAATTGGTTATCAACCGACGGGTCGACTGGAATGCTGAAGACATTGATTGTCTGAAAGACCTTCTGGAAGCTGGCGAGCGAGCTAAATGGAAGTATATCTCTGATGAAGTTTCGCGGGAAAGAAACAAACGTATTCCTGCTACAGCTTGCCAGAAAAAGTTCAAAGAGATGTTTGGGGTGGCCGAGGCTTCGTCAATACTGGGGTCCAGTTTATGCTATGTGGTGTTTCCCGATGGCTGGGCAAGTTTAGATACCAAGCCTATCGAcacatcttcatcaacttcGAGACAACTCCAGAGCGTTTATGAAAACGAGACATTAGCTCAGTAA